A single Diceros bicornis minor isolate mBicDic1 unplaced genomic scaffold, mDicBic1.mat.cur scaffold_54_ctg1, whole genome shotgun sequence DNA region contains:
- the LOC131403049 gene encoding ral guanine nucleotide dissociation stimulator-like, which yields MKLTSLHLSLPGSELRGHAYFRQVQLEHPRPIEADLEVPSPELPPAPEPEQGPAPRLDPAPALVSPPVLELEPVSPPSVPPGPEPPPTSAPAPVPAPELEPAGPWAPGRILTPPGEITAEPDPAPEPACPWDVTSKNLLREEKPDFLEFPPQLVEEQLTQKDVLLLSSCGQ from the exons atgaagctgacatctctgcatctcagcttgcctggctcggagctgaGGGGCCACGCCTACTTTcgccaggtccagctggagcatccaaggcccattgaggcagatctggaag taccatctccagagctccctccagctccagagccagagcaagggccagctccacggctagatccagctccagctctagtttcaccacctgtgctagagctggagccagtgtcaccaccatcagtccctccagggccagagccaccaccaacatcagctccagccccagtgccagctcctgagctggagccagctggaccatgggctccagggagaatcctcactccacctggagagataacagcagagccagatccagccccagagcccgcctgcccctgggatgtgaccagcaagaacctgctgagggaggagaagcctgacttcttggagttccctccccagcTGGTGGAAGAGCAGTTGACACAGaaggatgtg cttttgctgtcctcatgtggacagtag